CGTCGGGTCGAACACCACGGTGCCCTCGGGCGTCCGGACGATGCGTAACAGCTCGCGCTTGGGCCGCTCCTGCCGGCACCCGACGCAGGTGCGGATGGGCACCCGACGCGGCCTGGCCCCCCCCTTGGCCACCGCTCCTCAGCGTCCCCTCCGCTGAGGGCCCGTCGAGGTCGGGCGGCTGAAGCCGAAGTCCTCGGGCGACAGGTCCGCCAGGCTCTTGAGCACCTTGCGCGGCTTCTTGTTGCCCGTCGCCTCGGGCTCGGCCCCGGCACCGGGCGACGGCGAACGCGGGTGCTCGTCAGCCTTGGGTGCCGGGCGGGACGCCTGCTCCCTGGTCGGCTCCTGGCGAGCCGGAGGCTGCTCGGCCTGGCCGGCCTCGGACTTGCCCGGCTCGGATGCGGCCGACGCCGGTCGGGCGTCACCGCCACGGCCCGCCTCGCGGCCCGGCGGCTCCGGCGCCTTGGGCGATGGAGCCGCCGGCGTCTCCTCCGCCTTGGCCGGGGTCTCCAGCGTGCGCGCCACCGCGAAGAGGGGCACCGACAGGGTCTCCTCCCGAGCCGGCGACCGGGTCGGGGTCGGCGCGGCCGCAGCCGGCGCCTCCTCCTCGCCCTCGAAGAGGCTCGGCAGGGAGTCGGACTCCTCCAGCTCCTCCTCGATGTGGCGGCGCTCCAGCCGCTTGGCGCCCTTCATCCGCCGCACCTTGCCGACGCCTTTGGCCTTCTTGGCCCGCTCGGGCTCCTCTTCCTCGTCCGCGATCGCGTCGGCCGGCGGCTCCAGATCGGCCTCCGTGGGCTCCCAGACCTCCTCCGGCTCGGCCTCGACGGGCTCGGTCGGGGCCGGTGCGGGCGCATCGACCTCGACGGGGGTCGCGACCTGGGCCGCCGGGCCAGCCGCCTGCGCGACCGGCTCCTCGACGGACTCGGCGCTCGCCGGGGCCTCCGCCCCCGGCACGACCGCGCCCTCCGTCGCGCCCTCACCCGCCGGCGTCGGCTGCGCCGCCTGGGGCAGCGCGAACTGCCGGTCCAGCCACTCGCGCCGCTTCTCCTCGAACTCTCGCTGCACCTCGGCCCATTGGGACTCGCCCTTGATGTCGATGCGCCATCCCGTCAGCCGCGCGGCCAGGCGGGCGTTTTGACCCTCCTTGCCGATGGCCAGCGACAGCTCCTTCTCCGGCACGATGACCCGTGCCGAGCGCTCCACCGGGTCCAGGTAGGCCTTGAGGACCCGGGCGGGTTGAAGCGCGTTGGCGATGAAGAGCTCGGGGTCCGGATCCCAGGCGATGACGTCGACCTTCTCCTGACGCAGCTCCTTGACCACCTGCTGCACCCGCGCGCCGCGCGGGCCCACGCAGGCGCCGACCGGATCGACGTTGCGGTCCGTGGACCAGACGGCGATCTTGGAGCGGTGACCGGGCTCTCGTGCCCAGGCCCGGATCTCGACGACGCCATCGTGGATCTCGGGGACCTCGAGCTCGAACAGGCGCTTGAGCAGCCCCGGATGGCTGCGCGACAGCACCAGCTGCGGCCCCTTGGCCGTCTTGTTGACCTCCAGGAGATAGAACTTCATGCGCACGCCGGGGGCGTAGCGCTCCGTCGACACCTGCTCCGACGGCGGCAGCACGGCCTCGGCCCGCCCCAGATCCACGTAGACGGTGCGGTGCTCGATGCGCCGGATGATGCCCGTCAGGATGTCGCCCTGGCGGCTGTGATACTCCTCGTAGATGCGGTTGCGCTCCGCCTCGCGGATGCGCTGCACGACGACCTGCTTGGCGGTCTGGGCCGCGATGCGACCCAGGTCCGGCAGCGTCAACTCCACCTCGACCACGTCGTCGACCTCGAAGCGCGGGTTGATGCGCTGGGCTTCCTCCAGCGAGATCTCGCTGGCGGGGTCCGTCACCTTCTCGACGACGGCCTTGCGCGAGAAGACCCGTACCCGCCCGCTCTTCTCGTCGACGTCCACCCGCAGGTTTTGGTGCGGCTGCGCCGACTTGCGGAAGGCGGACTCGATGGCGTCCTCGATGGCCTTCAAGAGGACCTCTCGCGAGATGCCCCGCTCCTTCTCCAGCTCGTTGAGCGCGCCCATCAGCTCGAGATTCATCGCTCAAACGCCCCCTGCCAGCGAACCCGCAGCCTGGCCTTGCTGATGCCCTCCAGGGGAAGCTCGACCGTCGAGCCGTCCTCCAGCCGCAGGCGCACCCGGTCGACCTCGACCCCCAAGAGGGTCCCGGTCCAGTGCCGCCGCCCCTGGACAGGCCCGAAGGTGTGGATCTCCGCCTCCCGCCCGGCGAACCGCCGGAAGTCGTCGGCCTTGCGCAACGGCCGCTCGATCCCGGGCGACGAGACCTCGAGGCGATACGGCCCTGGAATGGGATCGAGACGGTCCAGCGCCGCGGAGAGGGGCTGGCTCACCGCCTGGCAGTCGTCGACGCTGACGCCGCCCGGCTTGTCGATGTAAACGCGCAGCACCCTCCCACCGGGCCCCGTCTCGTACTCCACGTCTACGATCTCGAAGCCGAGCGGCCTGGCGACCGCCTCCGCCTCGGCCATCACCATCGACTCGACGGCTCTCGGGCGCATCCCGGCTCTTACCCCCAACAGAACGAAAGAGTGGGGGGAACCCACTCTTTCGCCCGCACGAACCGTACCTGCGCTTACGTCGCCGATTATAACACCTTCCGGCGTCGCCACGCAACGCCGCCGGCGCGATCGCTCAAGGCTCGAGGGCCGCGAGGTCCTCGCGCAGCCACTGCTCCACCAATGCGGCGGCTCCATCGACCCCCACGGGGACGTCCTGGCCGTCCCGGCGACGGCGCGCCTCGACCTCGCCCGAGGCGGCCAGTCGGCTGCCCACCGTGATCCGGTAGGGGAAGCCCATCAGGTCGGCGTCGTTGAACTTGACGCCGGGGCGCTCGTCTCGGTCGTCGAGCAGCACCTCCACCCCGCGCTCGGCCAGCTCGCGGTAGATCCGCTCCGCCGCCTGGGCCTGGCCGGCGTCACGGCTGTTGACCGCCACCACGATGGCGTGATACGGGGCCACCGTCACGGGCCAGATGATGCCGCGCTCGTCGTGGTGCTGCTCGATGACGGCCGCCATGGTCCGGGTGATGCCGATCCCGTAGCAGCCCATCACCACCGGCTTCTCCTTGCCATCCTCGTCGAGGAAGGTGGCGCCCAGGGCCTCACTGTACTTGGTGTGCAGCTTGAAGATCTGCCCCACCTCGATGCCGGCCGAGGTCTCGAGCGTGCCCCCGCACCGCGGGCAGGCGTCGCCCGGCTCGGCCACCCGCACGTCGGCCACCCGCGTCGGCCGAAAGTCACGCCCGGGTACCACGTGGATCAGGTGGGCGTCGGCGGCGTTGGCTCCCGTCACCGCGTCGGCGACGGCCATGGCCCACGGATCGGCCACCACCTCCATCCCTTCGAGCCCCACGGGGCCGACGTAGCCGGCCGGCGCGCCCGTGCGCCGCTCGATGAGCTCGGGCGGCGCCGCCTCGATGCGGGAGGTGCCGAAGAGGCGCCCCAGCTTGACCTCGTTGAGGCGGTGGTCGCCCCGCACGACGACGGCCACCGGCTGGCCGTCCACCAGGTAGATGAGCGTCTTCAAGACCCGTTCGGCTGCCACGCCGAGGAAGGCCGTCAGCTCGTCGATGGTGCGCACGGCGGGGGTGGCCACCCGCTCCGCCGGCGGGACCGGCTTCTCGGATCCCGCAGCATGGGGCGGCGGGGCGACGGGCGCCCGCTCCACGTTGGCGGCATAGTCGCAACGGCGGCAGTAGACCACCTGGGCCTCCCCGATGGGCGAGAGCACCATGAACTCGTGGGTGACGTCCCCTCCGATGGCGCCCGGGTCCGCCTCCACCGCCCGGGTCTGCAGGCCGCAGCGGCGAAACGCCCGCACGTAGGCCTCGTGCATCTTCTGATAGCTGATCTCCAGCCCTGCCTCGTCCCGGTCGAAAGAGTAGAGATCCTTCATGATGAACTCCCGGCCCCGGATCACCCCGAAGCGCGGGCGGATCTCGTCACGGTACTTGTTTTGGATCTGGTAGAGCATGAGGGGCAGCTGGCGGTAGGAGCGCACCTCGGCCTTGACCAGCGCCGTGATGATCTCCTCGTGGGTCGGCCCCAGGCAAAACTCCCGCCCGTGCCGGTCCCGCAGCCGAAACATCTCCGGGCCGTACTCCTGCCAGCGGCCGGTGGCCAGCCATAGCTCCGCCGGCTGCACGATGGGCAGCTGCAGCTCCTGCGCGCCGGCGCGGTCCATCTCCTGGCGCACGATCTCGGAGATCTTGCGGATGACGCGAAAAGCCAGGGGCATGTAGGTGTAGATGCCGGCGGAGACCTTGCGGATCAGCCCCGCTCGCAGCATCAACCGGTGGCTGTCGCTCTCGGCCTCGGCCGGCTGCTCCCGTAGAGTGGGGGCGAGAAGGGCGGACATGCGCATGGCGGCGGGCCTTCCCCTTCCGTGGCAGCGTGCCTGACGCTCAACCGAGCCGTCGCAGGTCGAGGTAGGTGGCCAGCAGCATCAGGGCCAGCAGCAACATGAGGCCCAACACCTGCGCGGCCGACTGCAACCGGGGCTCCAAGGGGCGCCGTCGGATCCACTCCAACAGCAAGAAGAGCAGCCAGCCACCGTCGAGCACGGGCAGCGGCAGCAGGTTGATGAGCCCCAGGTTGACGTTGAGCACGGCCGCCAGCCCGACGAGGCTATAAGCGCCGCGGCTGGCCGCCTCCTGCACCATGGAGTAGATGCCGACGGGGCCGGCCACGTTGAGGGCCTCCCGGCCCCCCAGCATCCGCGCCACGACCCGGATGATCTCGCCTGTCGAGTCTACCATTTCCACGAAGCCGCCGTAAAGGGCGGCCGGCAGCGGGCGCGGCCCGTGCATCCGTACTCCGAGGTAGCCTCCCGGCCGGTCGGCTTCCATCCGGACCGGCAGTAGATGGACCTGCCCGTCGCGTTGGACCCAGACGTCCAGGGTCTGGCCGGGCCGCGCATCCAGGACGGAGCGCACCACCCGGGTCGCCGTCGGCGTCGACAGCTCCCCGATGCGTACCACCCTGTCGCCCGGCCGGATGCCGGCCAGGGCCGCGGGGCTGCCGGGATCGACCCGCTCCACCACCGGGGGTACGAAGAGCATGGCGAAGAGGATGCCGGCCAGCGCGAAGTTCATGAAGGGGCCGGCTGCTATGGTGGCCATCCGCTGCCACAGCGGACGGTTGTGGAAGCGTCGGGGATCGCCGGGCGCCAGGCGGGGCTCCTCACCCGCCTCGTCGCCGCCCTCGAGAGGGGAGGACTCCATCCCCTCGAGCCGCACGAAGCCTCCCAGCGGCAACAGCCGCACCGAGTAGGCCGTCAGCCCTCGCTGGATGCGGGCCACCACCGGCCCAAAGCCGATCGCGAACTCCCGCACCATCACGCCCGAGGCACGCGCCACCAGGAAGTGCCCCAACTCGTGAAAGAGCACGATGGTGCCGAAGACCACCACGAAGGCGAGCAAACCCGACAGCGTCACGCTCCCGCACTCCTCGCCCGATGGCTCTGCCTCACGGCCTGCTCACCAAGAGCGTCCACAGGTAGGCCGCGAGGCCCGTCACCAGCGCACTGTCCATCCGATCCAGGATACCCCCGTGGCCCGGCAAGAGCCAGCCCGAGTCCTTGACGTTGGCGTCGCGCTTGAGGGCCGACTCGGCCAGGTCCCCCAGCTCGGCGGCCAGCGCCACCACCACGCCCAGGCCCAGGGTCCACCATGCGGGCAGGCCCAATGCGAGGCTGCCCACCCCGACCACGGTGCCCACCCCGCCCGCCAGCCCACCCACCGCCCCCTCGACGGTCTTGCCGGGCGAGACCCTCGGCAACAGGCGGCGCCGGCCCATCAGCTTGCCGGTGGAGTACGCGAGGACGTCGGTACCCCACGTACCGAGCAGGGCTAGCAGGGCGTGGTGCCACCCATCCGGGCCGGGGGAGCGCAGCAACCACCAGAAGCCCATCAGGACGCCCACGTAGGAGAAGGCGAAGACCGCCGCCGACGCCTCCAGCAGCACGCTGGCGCCCCGAGCCCATGCACGTAAGGCCGCGTAGGCGAAGGCCGTCGTCGGCAGCAAGAGCCCCACCAGGGCCACCCACCGGGTGGCCGCGAGGCTCTCCAGGGCCGGCGCCATCAAGAAGCCCGCCAGCCCGGCGCAGATCAGGACGTCTCGCTGCGGCTGGCCCGCTCCCTTGGCCACGAAGAGGTCGCCGAGCTCGAGCGCGCCCCAGACGGCGATGGCGGCCAGGATGGCGCCCCACCAGGCGCCGCCCCGCCACAGGGCCCCCAACATGAGCGGCGCGCCGATCAATGCCGTCAGGAGTCGCCAGCGAAACACCGGCTAGACCTTCCCGAACCGGCGGTGGCGCCGCTGGTAGTCGACGATGGCTTGCAGGAGGTGGATCCGCCGGAAGTCGGGCCAGAAGACGGGCGTGACCCACAGCTCCGCGTAGGCCAGCTGCCACAGCAGGAAGTTGCTGACGCGAAACTCCCCGCCCGTACGGATCAGGAGGTCCGGATCCGGCAGCTCGGCGGTGTAGAGGTGGCGGGCGAAGAGCGACTCGTCGATCTCCTCGGGGCGGATCCGACCCGCAGAGGCCTCCTCGGCGAGGCGTCGGGCCGCGTCGACGATCTCGGCCCGTCCGCCGTAGTTGAGCGCGACGTTGAGCACCATGTGGCGGTTGAACCGGGTGCGGGCCTCGGCCTCGCGCACCTGGCGCACCACCTCGGCAGGCAACGGGTCGAGGCGCCCGATGACCTGCACCCGGATGCCTGCCTCGTCCAGCTCGTCGATCTCCTGGTGCAGCACCTCGACCAGCAGCTCCATCAGCGTCTGGACCTCCGAGGCCGGGCGCTGCCAGTTCTCCGTGGAGAAGGCGTAGACGGTCAGCACCTCCACGCCCAGCTTGGCGCACGTGCGCACCGCCTCGCGCAGGCTCTTGACGCCGGCCCGGTGCCCCGCGGTCCGGTGCAGCCCGCGGCGAAGGGCCCAGCGCCCGTTGCCGTCCATGATGATGGCCACGTGGCGCGGGATGCGTGCCGGGTCCAGCTCGGCCAGGACGCGCTGCTCGTCTCGCCGTGTCAGCATCCACGGCCACGACGCCTCGGCCAGGCGCATCCAGAGGCGATCCGCCAGGCGGTTGAGCAGGCGGGGGGCACGGGCACCCGAGAAGCCCCCCGCACGCCCCTCACCCATCCTCCTGGCCCCCGTCGTCGGCCGCCGCGTCGCCGGCGTCCCCGGCCGGGTAAGCAGCGGGATCGCGCCGCTCCCAGTACTCCCGGACGCAGATGAGCTGCAACGCGTCGCCGCCCAGTGGCCTGCAGGCGACGACCCGCACCGCGCCCTTCTCGCCACGAGGCCGAGGAGGCGCGGTGAAGCGCAGGGTGGTGCGCCACCTCGCGAGCCGCTTGAGCGCGACGCTCAGCTCGAGCCCGATCACGTCGGGCAGCGCCGACGACCGGCCCGCGCGCCCGTCCCTGGCGGGGGGGCGCTCGCCCGGACGCAAGGGGTGCCTCAGACCTCCATGATCTCCTTCTCTTTGGCGGCCAGCAGCTGATCGATCTCCTGGATGTAGCGGTCCGTCAGCTGCTGGACCTGCTGCTGGGCCCGGCGGGACTCGTCCTCGGCGATGAGCTTGTTCTTCTCCCAGCGCTTGAGCTCGTCGTTGACCTCCCGCCGGATGTTGCGAACCGCCACGCGCCGCTCCTCGGCCTCCTTGCGCACCACCTTGACCAGCTGCTGGCGCCGCTCCTCGGTCAGCTGGGGCAACACCAGCCGCACCACGGTGCCGTCGCTGGTGGGCGTCACGCCGAGGTCCGACTTGAGGATGGCCTTCTCGACCTCCTTGACCAGCGATCGGTCCCAGGGCTGCACCACCAGCATGCGAGGCTCGGGGGCCGAGATGGAGGCGACCTGGTTGAGCGGCACGGGCGTGCCGTGGTACTCCACCACGATGCGCTCCAAGAGCGCGGGCGTCGCCCTGCCGGTGCGGACCGTCGCCAGCTCCTTGCGTGTGGTCTGCAGCACCGTCTTCATCCGCTCGTCGGCCTCGTGAAGCAGCGCCTTGACATCACCCTCCGCGGCCACTGACACCACCTCCGCCCACCGTGGTCCCGACCCGCTCGCCCATGGCGGCCCGGACGATGTTGTCCGGGTCTCCGATGTCGAAGACGATGATGGGGATCTGGTTCTCCATGCAGAGCGACGTCGCGGTCGGGTCCATGACGCCGAGCCCTCGCTGGAGCACCTCGAAGTGCGTGAGCTGGTCGAGGCGCCGGGCATGGGGATCCTTCTTGGGATCGGCGGTGTAGACCCCATCCACCCCGCGCTTGCCCATCAGGATCACGTCCGCCTCGATCTCGGCCGCTCGCAACGCCGCCGCCGTGTCCGTCGAGAAGAACGGGTTACCGGTGCCCGCCGCGAAGATGACCACCCGGCCCTTCTCCAGGTGCCGGATGGCGCGCCGACGGATGTAGGGCTCCGCCACCTGGCGCATTTCGATGGCCGACTGCACCCGGGTGGCCACGCCCATGCGCTCGAGCACCTCTTGCAGCGCCAGTGCATTGATGGTGGTGGCCAGCATCCCCATGTAGTCCGCGGTGCTCCGGTCCATGCCGCGGGTGGCGGCCGCCGCCCCGCGCCAGATGTTGCCGCCGCCCACCACCACGGCCACCTGGACGCCCAGCTGGGTCAGGCGCAGGATGGCGGAGCTGAGACTCTCGACCACCTTGAGGTCGATGCCGAAGTCACGGTCACCGGCCATGGCCTCGCCGCTGAGCTTGAGCACGACGCGTCGGTACGGGGTACTCATGGCCACCTCACAGCCACGCCGGGTCTGGTGGAGCACTTACGCCCCCGACCCGGCCACCTCCTTGCTGCGCCCGCTCACGCCTCCTGCGTGTCGCCGGCCAGCTGCTCGGCCCGCTCGAAGCGGGCGAACCGCCGGACCTCGAGCTGCACCCCCAGAGGCTCGAGCGCCTGTCGTACGTGGCGGCCCACCTGGACGTTGGGGTCCCGGATGAAGGGCTGCTCGAGCAGGCAGACCTCCTGGTAGAACTTGTCGAGCCGGCCCTCCACGATGCGGTCTACGACCTTCTCCGGCTTGCCCTCGTTGAGGGCCGCGCTGCGGTAGATCTGGCGCTTACGCTCGCGCACCGCCTCGGGCACCTGGGTGCGCTCCACGTACTCGGCGCGGTAGGCCGCCACCTGCATCGCCAGATCCTTGAGCACCTGCCGGACCTCGGGGCGCTCGGCGGCCTCCGACGGTTGTACCACGGCCTCCAGCAGCACGCCGATGCGGCCGTCGCCGTGGATGTAGCTCTCCACCGCCCCGCGCGTGGCGAAGACCGCGTAGCGGCGCAAGCGGACCCGCTCGCCCAGGCGCGCCGCCGTCTCCATCAGCACCTCACGAGCCGGCTTGCCCTCGCCCTCGACGGGCTGCGCCAGGAGTCCCTCGACCCGCTCCAGCGAGGTCTCTCCACGGGGGTCGCGATGGGCCTCGCCGCCCGCCTCGGCCAGATCCTCGCCCAGCCGGGCCGCATGCCGTGCGAGCCGCTCGACCAGCGCCCGGAAGTCGTCGGTGCGCGCCACGAAGTCGGTCTCGCAGTTGACTTCGACCAGGGCGGCCCGCCCGGTCGCGGGGTCGACGTGGGCGGCCACCAGTCCCTCCAGCGCCGCGCGGGTGGCCCGCTTGGCGGCCTGAGCCAGCCCCTTCTCCCGCAGGATGCGGAGGGCCCCCTCCTCGTCGCCTCCTGCCTGCTCGAGGGCTCGCTTGACGTCCATCATCCCGGCTCCGGTCCGCTCGCGCAGGGCCCGGATCCTCTCGACGGTGATCTCAGCCACGACCGTTGCCTGCCCTTCCATCGAGGCGCAGACGGCCTTGCGGTCCATGACAGCGGTGCGGAAGCCTCTCCGCGCTGCCGCACCGCCAGGCCGGACGCTCGGGCCGGCCGCCTGACCCGTGCTTCCCAGGCGCCACGCCGCAGGGCCCCGGCGGGCCATCAGCGGGCAGCGCCGCGCTCCATCTCGTGGGCCAGTTCTTCTGACATCTCCTCGTCGTCCGAGTCCGGGGCCTCCGTCTCCTCGACCGGAGCGGTCGAGGCATCGGCAGCCGCCGTCCCGTCCGTAGACGACGCCTCGCCAGCGGCGGGGCCCTCCTGGCCCTCGCGGGCCTCCAGCACCGCGTCGGCGATCTTGTGGGTGATGAGGCGCACGGCCCGGATGGCGTCGTCGTTGCCGGGGATCACGTAGTCGATCTCATCGGGGTCGCAGTTGGTGTCGACGATGGCGATGACCTTGATCCCCAGCTTGCGTGCCTCACGGACCGCGTTGTTCTCCTTGCGGGGATCGATGACGAACAGGGCACGCGGCAGCTGATGCATGCCCCGGATGCCGGAGAGGAAGCGCTCGAGCTTCTCCTTCTCCTTGCGGAGCTTGATCACTTCCTTCTTCGGCAGGCGCTCGAACAACCCGTCCGTCTCCATCTTCTCGAGCTCTTCGAGTCGGCGAAGACGGCTCTTGAGGGTGTTGAAGTTGGTCAGGGTGCCGCCCAGCCAGCGCTGGTTGACGTAAAACATGCCGCAGCGCTGGGCCTCTTCGCGCACGGTCTCCTGTGCCTGCTTCTTGGTGCCCACGAAGAGGATGGTGCCACCGTCGGCCACCAGCTCCTTGACGAAGCGGTAGGCCTCCTCCAGCTTGCGGACGGTCTCCTGCAGGTCGATGATGTAGATCCCGTTGCGCTCGGTGTAGATGTAGCGAGCCATCTTCGGGTTCCACCGGCGGGTCTGGTGCCCGAAGTGGACGCCTGCCTCGAGGAGCTGCTTCATGGAGATGACCGCCATGCCCGAATCACCTCCTCCCTGGCGCGCGGTTAAGCCTCCGCCGCCTCATCCCCAGGGGAACCCCGGCTCGGCCCGGCGCACGGGCCTGCCCCTAGGCACCGCCCCTGAGTCACGGTCGGCGTGCGAGATGTCAAACGCCGGGCGGTAGTATATCACAGGCCCGGAGGCGGCTCAATGCGAAGGGGACTCGCCTCGCCCCGCCCAGCCGGCCATCTGCGCGACCCGCTCCAGGAGGCGGATCTCGCCGACCGGCCGTCCCGTCCGTCGGGCGACCTCCTCGGGGTCGAGCCCCTGGCGCAGCAGGGCGACGGCCTCTCCCAGCTCGGGCCGGACGTGCGCGGGCCCAGCGGCTCGCCGGCCGTCGGCCCCGCCGGAGGCGGGCTCGAGGGACCGGAGCCGACGCCGGGGCGAGGCCGGAGCCCGCGACAGGAGCTCCCGGTAGCCGCTCACCAGCGTCGCAAACGAGGCGCTGTCGTCCGCCGGGCCCCGATGGGGGCCGGGCGGGCCCCATACCTCGAGGCGCCGCACGCGCCGGTTTAGCCGCCAGAGCCCTGCCGCCAGCGCCACCAGGGCCGCGACCTGGAGCCCCTCCCACCAGCCCGGCATGGTACGCCTCCCCCTAGGCCCGCACGTCCACGTTTTGGCCGAGACCGGGCACGACAGGGCCGGTGGGGGGACGGGGCTCCTGGGCCGTACGTCGGGCAGCCGGCTTGCCCGCCCCGGCCGCCTCCCGCTCACCCCGGCGCCGGCGTCGCGGCTCCTCGTCGGTGGCGTCCCGCACACGCCGCGGATCGGCATGCTCCACCTGCCGCACCTGGCGGGTCGCTGCCTCGGTCCGCTGCCGCTGCTGGTCGGCCGCGGCCGTCGCCTGTAGCTGGAGCTGGCGTTGCGACGCCTCCTGGACCCGGGAGGCCTCCTGGGTCCGGGGCAGGATCGTCTGAAGGTCGACCTGCCGCATCGACACGGTGCTCTACCCCACCGCGGCCGGGCCTGCGCTCAGCCGTGAGCGGCCAGGTAGGCCCGGAGCCTCAAGATGGCCTTGGTGTGGATCTGGCAGACCCGCGACTCCGTGACGCCCAGCACCCGCCCGATCTCCTTGAGGGTCAGTCCGTCGTGGTAGTACAGCGCCACTACCAGGCGCTCCCGCTCCGGGAGGCGGTCGATGGCCTCCGCCACCAGGCGTCGGAGCTCCCGCTCCTCCAGGCTCTCCTCCGGGCCGGGCGCCGCCGAGTCGCTGACGGTCTCCAACAACCGGAGCTGGCTCTCCTCCTCGGGATCGGCCACCCACACCTCGTCCAGCGAGACCAGCGAGGCGCCCGAGAGCTCGGCCAGCAGCCGGTCGTACTCCTGCACCGTCATGCCCAGCGCCTGGGCCACCTCGTCGTCGCTGGCGGCCCGCCCCAGGTGGCTCTCCAGGCGCACCAGCTCCTTCTCCAGCGCACGGGCCTTCTGGCGCACGGAGCGGGGCACCCAGTCCGCCGAGCGCAAGCCGTCGATGATGGCCCCCCGGATCCGGGCGGCCGCGTACGTCTCGAACTTGACGCCCCGCTCGAAGTCGTAACGCTCCACCGCCTCCACCAGGCCGAAGACGCCGTAGCTGACCAGGTCGTCGAACTCCACGTGGGGCGGCAGCATCACCGCCAGGCGCCCCGCCACGTACTTGACCAGGGGGGCGTACTCCAGGATCAGCTGCTCCCGCAGCTCGGGAGCCCGGCTCTTCTTGTAGCGCCTCCACAGGCGCAGGAGCCTGGGGGACATGTCGGGCGCCGCTGCTTCGGCTCGTTGCATCGCCATCGTCTAGATCAGTCCCATTCGCCGCATCTCTGCCTGGCGTCGCAGGACGAAACCGATGAGCCGGTCCCGGTCGGCCTCCGCGATCTGCAGAAACTTGAGCGCCACCGACCAGCTGGAGCCCGCCTCGGCATCGGACTCCCCGGCGGGCTGGACCCGGACCACCTCGGCTACCGCTCCCACCCGGCGCTGGGGCAGCTCGATGACCACCTCGAGCAGCCGGCCCATCTCGATGGGCTGGCGGGTGTGCAGCATGAGCCCGCCACCGCCCAGGTCGCGGCTCTCGGCCGCGACCCACCGGGCGGGTTGCTGGCCGGGTGTGCGCAGGGGCCGGTACCGCACGGGCACCATGGCCGTGGCGCGCGTCCACTCGCGAAGCTGCACCCGCTCCCATCGCGGTCGGGCGACCACCAGCACGGGTACCCGGCCCTCGTCGGTGCGGCCGACGACGGTGGTGTGCCCAACGTAGTGCGCCCCGCGAGCGGGGTCGGCCTTGCGCACGTGCACGAGGACCGGCGTGCCGTCAGAGACGCGCACCCTGGCCCCCTCCCTCACGGGCGCGGCCAGGGAGAGGTGGCCCTGCTCGTCGATGAGCTCGACGCGGCTGCGGTAGCGGCCTTTGGCCGGGCCCTCGGGGACCTCGATCTCGACGAGATCGTTGACGTCCACCGGCACCGGTTCGGATGACAAAACGAGATCCCCCCTCTCCTCTCAACGCATCCGACGCAGCATCCGGCTCACGATGCCGCTCAGTCCCGGGCGCTGCGGCTGCTCGGGAAGGTCCATCAGCCGCCAGGCCAGTTGCCGGATCGCCCGGGAGGCCGGGCTGTCGGGCCGGCGCAGCAGCAGGGGCGTCTGCTCGGCGACGGCCA
This genomic interval from Limnochorda sp. LNt contains the following:
- the frr gene encoding ribosome recycling factor, whose product is MKTVLQTTRKELATVRTGRATPALLERIVVEYHGTPVPLNQVASISAPEPRMLVVQPWDRSLVKEVEKAILKSDLGVTPTSDGTVVRLVLPQLTEERRQQLVKVVRKEAEERRVAVRNIRREVNDELKRWEKNKLIAEDESRRAQQQVQQLTDRYIQEIDQLLAAKEKEIMEV
- the pyrH gene encoding UMP kinase, with the protein product MSTPYRRVVLKLSGEAMAGDRDFGIDLKVVESLSSAILRLTQLGVQVAVVVGGGNIWRGAAAATRGMDRSTADYMGMLATTINALALQEVLERMGVATRVQSAIEMRQVAEPYIRRRAIRHLEKGRVVIFAAGTGNPFFSTDTAAALRAAEIEADVILMGKRGVDGVYTADPKKDPHARRLDQLTHFEVLQRGLGVMDPTATSLCMENQIPIIVFDIGDPDNIVRAAMGERVGTTVGGGGVSGRGG
- the tsf gene encoding translation elongation factor Ts, which encodes MAEITVERIRALRERTGAGMMDVKRALEQAGGDEEGALRILREKGLAQAAKRATRAALEGLVAAHVDPATGRAALVEVNCETDFVARTDDFRALVERLARHAARLGEDLAEAGGEAHRDPRGETSLERVEGLLAQPVEGEGKPAREVLMETAARLGERVRLRRYAVFATRGAVESYIHGDGRIGVLLEAVVQPSEAAERPEVRQVLKDLAMQVAAYRAEYVERTQVPEAVRERKRQIYRSAALNEGKPEKVVDRIVEGRLDKFYQEVCLLEQPFIRDPNVQVGRHVRQALEPLGVQLEVRRFARFERAEQLAGDTQEA
- the rpsB gene encoding 30S ribosomal protein S2, yielding MAVISMKQLLEAGVHFGHQTRRWNPKMARYIYTERNGIYIIDLQETVRKLEEAYRFVKELVADGGTILFVGTKKQAQETVREEAQRCGMFYVNQRWLGGTLTNFNTLKSRLRRLEELEKMETDGLFERLPKKEVIKLRKEKEKLERFLSGIRGMHQLPRALFVIDPRKENNAVREARKLGIKVIAIVDTNCDPDEIDYVIPGNDDAIRAVRLITHKIADAVLEAREGQEGPAAGEASSTDGTAAADASTAPVEETEAPDSDDEEMSEELAHEMERGAAR
- the whiG gene encoding RNA polymerase sigma factor WhiG, with amino-acid sequence MQRAEAAAPDMSPRLLRLWRRYKKSRAPELREQLILEYAPLVKYVAGRLAVMLPPHVEFDDLVSYGVFGLVEAVERYDFERGVKFETYAAARIRGAIIDGLRSADWVPRSVRQKARALEKELVRLESHLGRAASDDEVAQALGMTVQEYDRLLAELSGASLVSLDEVWVADPEEESQLRLLETVSDSAAPGPEESLEERELRRLVAEAIDRLPERERLVVALYYHDGLTLKEIGRVLGVTESRVCQIHTKAILRLRAYLAAHG
- a CDS encoding flagellar brake protein encodes the protein MSSEPVPVDVNDLVEIEVPEGPAKGRYRSRVELIDEQGHLSLAAPVREGARVRVSDGTPVLVHVRKADPARGAHYVGHTTVVGRTDEGRVPVLVVARPRWERVQLREWTRATAMVPVRYRPLRTPGQQPARWVAAESRDLGGGGLMLHTRQPIEMGRLLEVVIELPQRRVGAVAEVVRVQPAGESDAEAGSSWSVALKFLQIAEADRDRLIGFVLRRQAEMRRMGLI